In Pseudomonas alcaliphila JAB1, a single window of DNA contains:
- the rnhA gene encoding ribonuclease HI, whose protein sequence is MSETHDVVIYTDGACKGNPGPGGWGALLVYKGVEKELWGGDPNTTNNRMELMAAIAGLIALTRPCSVKLVTDSQYVMKGIQEWLPNWKKRGWKTASKEPVKNADLWQKLDEEVNRHQVSWQWVRGHTGHPGNERADQLANRGVDDVRAAR, encoded by the coding sequence ATGTCTGAAACCCATGATGTGGTGATTTACACCGACGGCGCCTGCAAGGGCAATCCTGGCCCCGGCGGTTGGGGCGCGCTGCTGGTGTACAAAGGCGTGGAGAAGGAACTCTGGGGTGGAGACCCCAATACCACCAACAACCGCATGGAGCTGATGGCGGCGATTGCCGGTCTGATCGCGCTGACCCGGCCGTGCTCGGTCAAGCTGGTGACCGACTCACAGTATGTGATGAAAGGTATCCAGGAATGGCTGCCGAACTGGAAGAAGCGCGGCTGGAAGACCGCCTCGAAAGAGCCGGTGAAGAATGCCGACCTCTGGCAGAAGCTGGATGAGGAAGTGAACCGCCACCAGGTAAGCTGGCAGTGGGTGCGTGGCCACACCGGCCACCCTGGCAACGAACGCGCCGATCAGTTGGCCAATCGCGGCGTCGACGACGTACGTGCGGCGCGCTGA
- a CDS encoding ferrous iron transporter B, with product MVSGATSLNLVRDELFVTMEEAEQSLEHFIAERHNGSLLQQAVESLHQVRGTLNLIELAGAELLAQEVLGQATDIPAGAGEERDAQLSALSNALHVLRRYLENVDTHRQEMPELLLPAINDLRQAGAQQPLPESFFFSVRLDHARPHTATQPLDGAAKLSEGKRLRHMYQVGLLGFIREQNPQASLKLMVRAMARLDSLFANEPRGRMCWIGAAAIEAQCDGQLLPRKSRKQLFSRVDRELKLMLGNPQYEAPRSLLKELLYLVALADSHGPHASAMRGVFGLTPLPFTDHLLEEEYRRLAGPGQAVMRSLSTAIREELASVKDMLDLLERGTLQGETLGTLHALLGKLAKTLGMVGLTSAGNSLGAQLPLVAAWSEDTPPQAEQLHKLADAVLYVEGMVASLERGEGRDIRPAAVEPGNEADSFATHQLNEARIVVVDEAQAGLALAKRAITAYLESAGDKMHLSNVPFSLQAVRGGLWFLEQRRAAILVGACADYIQARMLESAQMPSEQMLETLADALSSLEYYLEAGAVMRPETRPSVLDLAEESVKALGMPVAA from the coding sequence ATGGTAAGTGGAGCCACATCCCTGAATCTGGTGCGCGACGAGCTGTTCGTCACCATGGAAGAGGCCGAGCAGAGCCTGGAGCATTTCATCGCCGAGCGGCATAACGGCAGTCTGTTGCAGCAGGCGGTGGAAAGCCTGCACCAGGTGCGCGGCACGCTCAACCTGATCGAGCTGGCCGGTGCCGAGTTGCTGGCTCAGGAAGTGCTGGGTCAGGCCACTGATATTCCAGCCGGAGCAGGTGAGGAGCGCGACGCACAGCTCTCGGCACTGAGCAATGCCCTGCATGTGCTGCGCCGTTATCTGGAAAACGTCGACACTCATCGGCAGGAAATGCCTGAACTGCTGCTGCCGGCGATCAACGATTTGCGTCAGGCTGGCGCGCAGCAGCCGCTGCCGGAAAGTTTCTTCTTCAGCGTGCGCCTCGATCATGCGCGGCCACATACGGCTACCCAGCCACTCGATGGCGCGGCCAAACTGAGCGAAGGCAAGCGCCTGCGTCACATGTATCAGGTAGGGCTGCTGGGCTTCATTCGTGAGCAGAATCCGCAGGCCAGCCTCAAGCTGATGGTGCGTGCGATGGCGCGCCTGGACAGCCTGTTCGCCAATGAGCCGCGTGGGCGCATGTGCTGGATTGGCGCTGCCGCCATCGAAGCGCAGTGCGATGGTCAACTGCTGCCACGTAAATCGCGCAAGCAGCTGTTCTCGCGGGTCGATCGCGAACTCAAGCTGATGCTCGGCAACCCCCAGTACGAAGCACCGCGCAGCTTGCTGAAAGAGCTGCTGTATCTGGTCGCGCTGGCTGACAGCCACGGCCCGCACGCCAGCGCCATGCGCGGAGTGTTCGGCCTCACGCCGTTGCCGTTCACCGACCACCTGCTGGAAGAGGAATACCGGCGCCTGGCCGGGCCGGGCCAGGCGGTGATGCGTTCGTTGTCCACGGCGATTCGCGAAGAGCTGGCCAGCGTCAAGGACATGCTCGACCTGCTCGAGCGCGGCACCTTGCAAGGCGAAACCTTGGGCACCCTGCATGCATTGCTGGGTAAGTTGGCCAAGACCTTGGGCATGGTCGGTCTGACCTCTGCCGGCAACTCGCTCGGCGCGCAGTTGCCGCTGGTCGCCGCCTGGAGCGAAGACACGCCGCCACAGGCCGAACAGTTGCACAAGCTGGCCGATGCCGTGCTCTATGTCGAAGGCATGGTGGCCAGCCTGGAACGTGGCGAAGGTCGCGATATCAGGCCGGCTGCCGTCGAGCCGGGCAATGAGGCCGACTCTTTCGCTACTCATCAGCTCAACGAAGCCCGTATCGTCGTGGTCGACGAGGCACAGGCCGGTCTGGCTCTTGCCAAGCGCGCGATCACCGCGTACCTGGAGTCGGCTGGCGACAAGATGCACCTGTCCAACGTGCCGTTCAGCCTGCAGGCCGTGCGTGGCGGCTTGTGGTTTCTCGAGCAGCGCCGTGCCGCGATACTGGTCGGTGCCTGCGCCGACTATATCCAGGCGCGCATGCTCGAGTCCGCGCAAATGCCTTCGGAACAGATGCTGGAAACCCTGGCTGATGCGCTGAGCAGCCTCGAGTATTACCTGGAAGCCGGCGCAGTGATGCGTCCGGAAACCCGTCCCAGCGTGCTCGATCTGGCTGAGGAAAGCGTCAAGGCGCTGGGCATGCCGGTGGCGGCCTGA
- the nudC gene encoding NAD(+) diphosphatase translates to MVWRNTFLDPAQPGGWALLYNQQHFLADSNGVLFPRDWVKRQDLPILGEQGIGHFGDDAVYLLQLKPSATLEGCNWQSLRQFMLQGDAETFRMLAYAAQIGTWYAEHRYCGSCGAPTRQLPGERAMRCDSCESQHYPRISPSMIVLVTRGDEILLARSPRFVSGVYSTLAGFVEPGESVEHCVAREVREEVGVEVKNLQYIGSQGWPFPHSLMLGFHAEYASGEIVMQEDEIEDARWFRVDDLPPLPASRSIARHLIDLYVARRLGLPEPSLP, encoded by the coding sequence ATGGTCTGGCGCAATACCTTTCTCGATCCTGCCCAGCCAGGCGGCTGGGCGCTGCTCTACAACCAGCAGCACTTTCTCGCCGACAGCAATGGCGTGCTATTTCCGCGTGACTGGGTCAAGCGCCAGGATCTGCCGATTCTCGGCGAGCAGGGTATCGGTCATTTCGGTGACGATGCCGTTTACCTGCTGCAACTCAAACCCTCGGCGACGCTGGAGGGCTGCAACTGGCAGAGCCTGCGTCAGTTCATGCTGCAGGGCGACGCGGAAACCTTTCGCATGCTGGCCTACGCCGCGCAGATCGGCACCTGGTACGCCGAGCATCGTTATTGCGGCAGTTGCGGTGCGCCGACGCGCCAGCTTCCTGGTGAGCGGGCGATGCGGTGCGACAGCTGCGAATCGCAGCACTATCCGCGCATTTCGCCGAGCATGATCGTGCTGGTCACACGGGGCGACGAGATACTCCTGGCGCGTTCACCGCGGTTCGTCAGTGGCGTGTACAGCACCTTGGCCGGGTTCGTCGAGCCGGGCGAATCGGTGGAGCATTGCGTGGCGCGCGAGGTGCGTGAGGAAGTCGGCGTCGAGGTGAAGAACCTGCAGTACATCGGTAGCCAGGGCTGGCCGTTCCCGCATTCGCTGATGCTTGGCTTCCACGCCGAGTACGCCAGTGGCGAGATCGTCATGCAGGAAGACGAGATCGAGGATGCGCGCTGGTTCCGTGTCGATGACTTGCCGCCGTTGCCGGCGTCGCGTTCCATTGCTCGCCATCTGATCGACCTCTACGTCGCTCGCCGCCTCGGTTTGCCTGAGCCCAGTCTGCCGTAG
- the dnaQ gene encoding DNA polymerase III subunit epsilon — MTTENTVKRYVVLDTETTGMPVTDGHRIIEIGCVELLGRRLTGRHFHVYLNPEREIDEGAIAVHGITNEYVADKPRFKEVADEFYEFIKGAQLIIHNAAFDVGFINNEFALLGQSERADVSDYCSVLDTLMMARERHPGQRNSLDALCKRYGVDNSNRELHGALLDSEILADVYLAMTGGQTNLSLAGEGSDGDGSGRQQATPIRRLDASRPRTRVIRASEEELAAHLARLAVIEKAAGGPSLWAQLEKAPE, encoded by the coding sequence GTGACAACCGAAAACACCGTCAAGCGCTACGTAGTGCTGGATACCGAAACCACGGGTATGCCGGTCACTGACGGGCACCGTATCATCGAGATCGGTTGTGTCGAATTGCTGGGCCGCCGCCTGACCGGGCGTCATTTCCACGTCTACCTCAACCCCGAACGTGAAATCGACGAAGGCGCCATCGCGGTTCACGGCATTACCAACGAGTATGTCGCCGACAAGCCGCGCTTCAAGGAGGTCGCCGATGAATTCTACGAGTTCATCAAGGGCGCCCAGCTGATCATCCACAACGCGGCGTTCGACGTTGGTTTCATCAACAACGAGTTCGCCCTGCTGGGGCAGAGCGAGCGTGCCGACGTCAGCGATTACTGCTCGGTGCTCGATACCCTGATGATGGCGCGCGAGCGCCATCCGGGGCAGCGCAACAGCCTGGATGCGCTGTGCAAGCGTTACGGCGTCGACAACTCCAACCGCGAACTGCACGGCGCCTTGCTCGACTCGGAGATTCTCGCCGACGTCTACCTGGCGATGACTGGTGGGCAGACCAATCTGTCCCTGGCAGGTGAAGGTTCCGATGGCGATGGCAGCGGGCGCCAGCAGGCCACGCCGATCCGCCGTCTGGACGCCTCTCGTCCGCGTACGCGCGTCATTCGCGCCAGCGAAGAGGAGCTTGCGGCGCATCTGGCGCGCCTGGCCGTGATCGAGAAAGCCGCTGGTGGCCCATCGCTGTGGGCGCAGCTGGAAAAAGCGCCGGAATAA
- a CDS encoding Orn/Lys/Arg decarboxylase N-terminal domain-containing protein: MYKDLKFPVLIVHRDIKADTVAGDRVRAIAQELTQDGFSILPTASAAEGRIVASTHHGLACILVAAEGAGENSRLLQDMVELIRVARVRAPQLPIFALGEQVTIENAPAEAMADLNHLRGILYLYEDTVSFLARQVARAAHNYLDGLLPPFFKALVQHTAQSNYSWHTPGHGGGVAYRKSPVGQAFHQFFGENTLRSDLSVSVPELGSLLDHTGPLAEAEARAARNFGADHTFFVINGTSTANKIVWHSMVGRDDLVLVDRNCHKSILHSIIMTGAIPLYLCPERNELGIIGPIPLSEFSKESIQAKIDASPLARGRAPKVKLAVVTNSTYDGLCYNAEMVKQALGDSVEVLHFDEAWYAYAAFHEFYAGRYGMGTQYNEHSPLVFTTHSTHKLLAAFSQASMIHVQDGGQRQLDRDRFNEAFMMHISTSPQYGIIASLDVASAMMEGPAGRSLIQETFDEALSFRRALANVRRNLSAEDWWFSIWQPGAADGADSLSTADWVLQPDADWHGFGEVADDYVLLDPIKVTLVMPGLNAAGKLEPQGIPAAVVSKFLWERGLVVEKTGLYSFLVLFSMGITKGKWSTLLTELLEFKRSYDANLPLIDVLPSIAHAGAGRYQGMGLRDLCDALHGCYRENATAKALKSMYTALPEIAIKPADAYDRLVRGEVEAVPIDQLQGRIAAVMLVPYPPGIPLIMPGERFTTQSRSILDYLAFAHTFDKAFPGFDVDVHGLQTDAGHYTVDCLVE; the protein is encoded by the coding sequence ATGTATAAAGATCTCAAGTTTCCCGTCCTAATCGTGCATCGCGACATCAAGGCCGACACCGTGGCCGGTGATCGTGTGCGCGCCATCGCTCAGGAGCTTACCCAGGACGGTTTCAGTATTCTGCCCACGGCGAGCGCCGCCGAGGGGCGCATCGTCGCGTCCACCCACCACGGCCTGGCCTGCATCCTGGTGGCGGCCGAGGGGGCGGGGGAGAACAGCCGCCTGTTGCAGGACATGGTCGAGCTGATTCGTGTGGCGCGGGTGCGGGCGCCGCAGTTGCCGATCTTCGCCCTGGGCGAGCAGGTCACCATCGAGAACGCGCCGGCCGAAGCCATGGCCGATCTCAACCACCTGCGCGGCATCCTCTATCTCTACGAAGACACTGTGTCGTTCCTCGCCAGGCAGGTGGCGCGTGCGGCGCACAACTACCTCGATGGCCTGCTACCGCCGTTCTTCAAGGCGCTGGTGCAGCACACCGCGCAATCCAACTATTCCTGGCACACGCCCGGTCACGGCGGCGGCGTGGCCTATCGCAAGAGCCCGGTGGGCCAGGCCTTTCACCAGTTCTTCGGTGAAAACACCCTGCGCTCCGACCTCTCCGTATCGGTGCCCGAACTGGGTTCGCTGCTCGATCACACCGGCCCGCTGGCCGAAGCCGAGGCGCGTGCGGCGCGCAACTTCGGCGCCGATCACACCTTCTTCGTGATCAACGGTACGTCGACGGCGAACAAGATCGTCTGGCATTCGATGGTCGGTCGCGATGACCTGGTGCTGGTGGACCGCAACTGCCACAAGTCGATCCTGCACTCGATCATCATGACTGGCGCGATTCCGCTTTATCTATGCCCGGAACGTAACGAACTGGGCATCATCGGGCCGATTCCTCTCTCCGAATTCAGCAAGGAGTCGATCCAGGCCAAGATCGACGCCAGCCCGCTGGCGCGTGGTCGTGCGCCCAAAGTCAAGCTGGCGGTGGTGACCAACTCCACCTATGACGGGCTCTGTTACAACGCCGAAATGGTCAAGCAGGCGCTGGGCGACTCGGTCGAAGTGCTGCACTTCGACGAGGCCTGGTATGCCTACGCCGCTTTCCACGAGTTCTATGCTGGCCGCTATGGCATGGGGACTCAATACAACGAGCACTCGCCGCTGGTGTTCACCACTCATTCGACGCACAAGCTGCTGGCGGCCTTCAGCCAGGCCTCGATGATTCACGTGCAGGATGGCGGGCAACGGCAGCTGGACCGCGACCGCTTCAACGAAGCCTTCATGATGCACATCTCCACCTCGCCACAGTACGGCATCATTGCCTCGCTGGATGTGGCGTCGGCGATGATGGAGGGGCCGGCAGGGCGTTCGCTGATTCAGGAAACCTTCGACGAGGCGCTGAGCTTCCGTCGCGCCCTGGCCAATGTGCGGCGCAACCTGAGCGCCGAAGACTGGTGGTTCAGTATCTGGCAGCCAGGGGCGGCCGATGGCGCCGACAGCCTGTCGACCGCCGACTGGGTGTTGCAACCGGACGCCGACTGGCATGGCTTCGGCGAAGTGGCCGATGACTATGTGCTGCTCGATCCGATCAAGGTCACGCTGGTGATGCCCGGCCTCAATGCCGCCGGCAAGCTGGAGCCGCAGGGCATTCCCGCCGCGGTGGTCAGCAAGTTTCTCTGGGAGCGTGGCCTGGTGGTGGAGAAAACCGGCCTGTACTCCTTCCTGGTGCTGTTCTCCATGGGCATCACCAAGGGCAAGTGGAGCACGCTGCTGACCGAGCTGCTGGAGTTCAAGCGCAGCTACGACGCCAATCTGCCGTTGATCGACGTGCTGCCTTCCATCGCCCACGCTGGCGCGGGCCGCTACCAGGGCATGGGCCTGCGTGACCTGTGCGACGCGCTGCATGGCTGCTACCGTGAAAACGCCACGGCCAAGGCGCTGAAAAGCATGTATACGGCACTGCCAGAGATTGCGATCAAACCGGCTGATGCCTATGACCGCTTGGTGCGGGGCGAGGTAGAGGCGGTACCGATCGACCAGCTCCAGGGGCGTATCGCGGCGGTGATGCTGGTGCCTTACCCGCCCGGCATTCCGCTGATCATGCCGGGTGAGCGCTTTACCACGCAAAGTCGTTCGATTCTCGACTACCTGGCGTTCGCGCACACCTTCGACAAGGCTTTCCCCGGCTTTGACGTCGATGTACATGGCCTGCAAACCGACGCCGGACACTACACGGTGGATTGCTTGGTGGAATAA
- a CDS encoding crotonase/enoyl-CoA hydratase family protein: MSDYKAFRIEQVGKIAHVQINRPDKVNAMNADFWREIIEIFQWVDDNDAVRVVVLSGAGKHFSSGIDLMLLASVGAQLGKDVGRNATTLRRKILELQASFNAVDNCRKPVLAAIQGYCIGGAIDLISACDMRYSTLDAQFSIKEIDMGMAADVGTLQRLPRIIGDGMMRELAFTGRNIDGTEAARIGLVNRTYENQEALLAGVMEIAAQIAAKSPIAVRGTKEMIRYMRDHRVDDGLEYIATWNAAMLQSEDLRLAMAAHMTKQKPEFAD, from the coding sequence ATGTCCGACTACAAAGCCTTCCGCATCGAGCAGGTGGGCAAGATCGCTCACGTGCAGATCAACCGACCGGACAAGGTCAACGCCATGAATGCCGACTTCTGGCGCGAGATCATCGAGATCTTCCAGTGGGTCGATGACAACGATGCGGTCCGCGTGGTGGTGCTTTCCGGTGCCGGCAAGCACTTTTCCTCGGGCATCGATCTGATGTTGCTGGCCTCGGTCGGTGCGCAACTGGGCAAGGATGTCGGCCGTAACGCCACCACGCTGCGCCGCAAGATTCTCGAGCTGCAAGCCTCCTTCAACGCCGTCGACAATTGCCGCAAGCCAGTGCTGGCTGCCATTCAGGGCTATTGCATCGGCGGCGCCATCGACCTGATCAGCGCTTGCGACATGCGTTATTCCACGCTCGATGCGCAGTTCTCGATCAAGGAGATCGACATGGGCATGGCTGCCGATGTCGGCACCCTGCAGCGTCTGCCGCGCATCATCGGCGACGGCATGATGCGTGAGCTGGCCTTCACCGGGCGCAACATCGATGGCACGGAAGCTGCCCGTATCGGCCTGGTCAATCGCACCTACGAGAATCAGGAGGCGCTGCTGGCCGGGGTGATGGAGATCGCCGCACAAATCGCCGCCAAGTCGCCGATTGCCGTGCGTGGCACCAAGGAAATGATTCGCTATATGCGCGATCATCGGGTCGACGATGGCCTTGAATACATCGCCACCTGGAACGCCGCCATGCTGCAATCGGAAGACCTGCGCCTGGCCATGGCGGCGCACATGACCAAGCAGAAGCCGGAGTTCGCCGACTGA